A section of the Mesotoga sp. BH458_6_3_2_1 genome encodes:
- a CDS encoding DnaB-like helicase C-terminal domain-containing protein yields MSEYRWPIEKLNDILQPMRETDLIVIGSRPSQGKTTLMLNMAYEFTRKGMRTAYATVDRSRDNLEERLLQRHRYSEDLLKDGEDEYFAMRSRYREKLRSIPLFFLDLREWGETIDKVAYAIDDLKCFFRYDICFVDYLQLIREREGELKWFKELATFLQMPIVIASQLKRTVMNNPGNLPQEKDFHDFEEINACADTIIMLHRERSYDDNAPKKELRVIVSRDRGKPVNRETVLHFDWERATLMEEEQESIAR; encoded by the coding sequence ATGTCTGAATACAGGTGGCCGATAGAGAAACTGAACGATATTCTTCAACCTATGAGAGAAACGGACCTTATCGTAATAGGTTCGAGGCCCTCTCAGGGAAAGACTACGCTAATGCTGAACATGGCATATGAATTCACGAGAAAAGGAATGAGGACTGCCTATGCAACCGTAGACAGAAGCAGGGACAATCTAGAAGAAAGGCTTCTCCAAAGGCATCGTTATTCAGAGGATTTACTGAAGGACGGAGAAGACGAATATTTTGCAATGCGCTCCCGATACAGAGAGAAGTTAAGAAGCATACCCCTCTTCTTCTTAGACCTTAGAGAGTGGGGCGAGACTATTGACAAGGTCGCATATGCGATCGACGATCTGAAATGCTTTTTCAGATACGATATCTGCTTTGTCGACTACCTTCAGCTCATTCGTGAGAGAGAAGGCGAACTCAAGTGGTTCAAGGAGTTGGCAACGTTTCTCCAAATGCCGATCGTTATTGCAAGCCAGCTAAAGAGAACGGTAATGAACAATCCAGGCAATCTTCCTCAAGAGAAGGACTTCCATGACTTTGAAGAGATAAACGCCTGCGCGGACACGATAATCATGCTTCATCGCGAGCGTTCCTATGACGACAATGCGCCGAAAAAAGAGCTGAGGGTCATAGTCTCTAGAGACAGAGGAAAGCCCGTGAACCGCGAGACAGTCCTTCACTTCGATTGGGAAAGGGCGACGCTGATGGAAGAAGAGCAAGAATCAATAGCTAGGTAG
- a CDS encoding ATP-binding protein codes for MRNCPGPEKCPYGGYIIYASEDPRYSDLMYECSIYREFRRVRENMERLIKVLPKGLWERRLDNFIPEDEVTERAFDLSKKYVRHRAWKIGSNFVLLGGYGTGKTHLAAGIAIEAVNMGDTVAFITAPSLKIGDFKTVSEKIQECSGVDLLVIDDLSNETENKMTTDKIFELINHRYEQGAGTIITSNLNLTDFDGTVGARIFSRLGERTAIMRLEGVSSYREKKRERYLAWTKEQFQDASSKLQ; via the coding sequence ATGAGGAACTGTCCCGGTCCGGAGAAGTGCCCTTACGGGGGATACATAATCTACGCCAGTGAAGATCCTCGCTACAGCGACCTCATGTACGAGTGCTCGATATACAGAGAATTCAGAAGGGTGAGGGAAAACATGGAGAGACTGATAAAAGTCCTTCCCAAGGGACTTTGGGAGAGGAGACTGGACAACTTCATCCCCGAAGACGAAGTGACGGAAAGGGCGTTCGACCTCTCGAAGAAGTACGTTAGACACAGGGCGTGGAAGATAGGGTCGAACTTCGTACTTCTGGGAGGTTACGGAACCGGAAAGACTCACCTCGCTGCGGGAATAGCGATAGAGGCGGTCAATATGGGAGACACCGTAGCCTTCATAACCGCCCCGTCTCTTAAGATCGGAGACTTCAAGACAGTCTCCGAGAAGATACAGGAGTGTTCGGGGGTTGACCTTCTCGTTATTGACGATCTCAGCAACGAGACTGAAAACAAGATGACCACAGACAAGATATTCGAACTGATAAACCACAGGTATGAACAGGGAGCGGGAACGATAATAACCTCCAACCTGAACTTGACAGATTTCGATGGAACCGTTGGAGCAAGGATCTTCAGCAGGCTGGGTGAGAGGACTGCGATCATGCGTCTGGAAGGAGTCAGCTCTTACCGTGAGAAGAAGAGGGAGAGATACTTGGCATGGACGAAAGAGCAGTTCCAAGATGCAAGTTCCAAGTTGCAATAA
- a CDS encoding PD-(D/E)XK nuclease family protein, with amino-acid sequence MNPAVKNENGSPARDPLSTQKANVEHLNIITSRKLVANPAYSFCKSDITSSIPAEEMSGIGQNFSCPYISNRSGPEKSGNGERMTENRHPFPLSYSRLKSFIECPHRFYLRYFEGLPEAQGEGRKHNGLILRAMFNSYLGNSPTPLLFGENLKRDLDQIEFGVQFLKSKDVVALNIPFALDRFSNPIPFDEPEVVFRGVAQALYEDERKNVPRPSSQSMYPSFEKNCEAEFFVSNPGEEANKSLESAFLRLSEDGGPGTVNQPLVLCHFKAGFGDPDWERLFIYAWALSRQGYDIRRIEWVSLSAGASISKEVTKENLEEAGINLYAWISQILQSDFSPEAGDHCSYCLYHSFCPLMEKLGEDLMITDSDSLKSTLQKTVAFQEGAKKMKKLADEFIDKEGIGKVELQGYEYASDEAPTQIRLLDREAVLDTVVGLPDPFKFITFRNLSELVDYLPDDAYEKKEKLKPVRRFRKA; translated from the coding sequence ATGAATCCGGCAGTAAAAAACGAGAACGGATCCCCTGCACGAGACCCGCTCTCAACACAAAAAGCAAACGTGGAACATCTAAATATTATCACTTCCAGAAAGTTGGTAGCTAATCCCGCTTACTCTTTCTGTAAAAGTGATATTACTTCGTCAATTCCCGCAGAAGAAATGTCAGGAATTGGGCAGAATTTCTCTTGCCCATACATATCCAATCGATCAGGTCCTGAGAAATCGGGGAACGGAGAACGGATGACGGAGAACCGTCACCCGTTCCCATTATCGTATTCAAGACTCAAATCCTTCATCGAATGTCCTCACAGGTTCTATCTCCGTTATTTCGAGGGACTGCCCGAAGCACAGGGAGAGGGAAGAAAACACAACGGCCTCATTCTGAGGGCGATGTTCAATTCCTATCTAGGTAATTCTCCTACTCCTCTCCTCTTTGGAGAGAATCTGAAGAGGGATCTAGATCAGATAGAGTTCGGAGTTCAATTTCTCAAGAGCAAAGATGTCGTAGCTCTAAATATTCCCTTCGCGCTGGATAGATTCTCGAACCCAATTCCCTTCGACGAACCCGAAGTGGTGTTTAGGGGCGTAGCGCAGGCGCTCTATGAAGATGAGCGGAAAAACGTCCCTCGTCCTTCGTCCCAGAGCATGTACCCGTCCTTCGAGAAGAACTGTGAAGCAGAATTCTTTGTCTCCAATCCCGGCGAAGAAGCTAACAAGAGCCTTGAATCTGCTTTTCTCCGTCTTTCGGAGGACGGAGGACCGGGGACGGTCAACCAGCCCCTCGTTTTGTGCCACTTCAAGGCAGGATTCGGTGATCCCGATTGGGAGAGGCTGTTTATATACGCCTGGGCTCTCTCGAGACAGGGATACGACATAAGAAGGATAGAATGGGTATCTCTTTCTGCGGGAGCCTCGATTTCTAAAGAGGTGACAAAGGAAAATCTCGAAGAGGCCGGGATCAATCTCTACGCCTGGATAAGCCAGATCCTTCAGAGCGATTTTTCGCCCGAAGCGGGAGATCACTGCTCCTACTGCCTCTATCATTCCTTCTGTCCCTTAATGGAGAAGCTTGGAGAGGATCTCATGATAACAGATAGTGATTCATTGAAGAGTACTCTTCAGAAGACAGTCGCCTTTCAGGAAGGGGCTAAGAAGATGAAGAAGCTCGCGGATGAATTCATAGACAAAGAAGGGATAGGAAAGGTCGAGCTTCAGGGCTACGAGTACGCGAGCGATGAGGCTCCGACTCAGATAAGGCTTCTGGATAGAGAGGCGGTTCTGGATACCGTTGTAGGTCTTCCCGATCCCTTCAAATTCATCACATTCAGAAACCTCTCCGAACTGGTCGACTATCTTCCCGACGATGCATACGAGAAGAAAGAGAAGCTCAAGCCGGTGAGGAGGTTCAGGAAAGCATAG
- a CDS encoding four helix bundle protein has product MSFGFKNLEVWKVSKSFAKDVYELTSSFPSDEKFGLVAQLRRAAVSVMSNIAEGAGRKHKKEFDHFLYLARGSLNETVAQLEISFEFGYLNRDQLDLIEKKAESINRMLWKLSKSLEKTEDR; this is encoded by the coding sequence ATGTCGTTTGGTTTCAAGAATCTGGAAGTCTGGAAAGTGAGCAAGTCCTTCGCAAAGGATGTGTATGAGTTGACTTCATCCTTTCCTTCAGATGAGAAGTTTGGCCTTGTCGCTCAGTTAAGGCGGGCAGCGGTTTCAGTTATGTCGAATATAGCCGAAGGAGCTGGGAGGAAACACAAGAAGGAGTTTGATCATTTTCTCTATCTTGCCCGTGGTTCTTTGAATGAGACAGTGGCCCAGTTGGAGATTTCCTTTGAGTTTGGCTATCTGAATCGAGATCAGCTTGATCTAATCGAGAAGAAGGCTGAAAGCATTAATAGAATGCTCTGGAAACTCTCCAAGTCTCTTGAAAAAACGGAGGACCGATGA
- a CDS encoding helix-turn-helix transcriptional regulator, with protein MGNLRDERIMRELSQRELGEVIGKDQKYISEVELGRIIPGFRNADTLARFLGVPVERIFPCFTRTSRFPGYKDLMYLYSLGYDIGVYEGAIRELTTKEAQNDG; from the coding sequence ATGGGCAACCTGCGCGATGAGAGGATCATGAGAGAACTTAGCCAGAGGGAGCTCGGAGAGGTGATAGGCAAGGACCAGAAGTATATCTCCGAGGTCGAGCTGGGAAGGATAATTCCCGGTTTCAGGAACGCGGATACTCTGGCCCGTTTTCTGGGCGTTCCGGTGGAGAGGATCTTCCCCTGCTTCACAAGGACTTCCCGCTTTCCAGGCTACAAGGATCTCATGTATCTCTACAGTCTCGGTTACGACATAGGCGTATATGAGGGCGCTATAAGAGAACTAACAACAAAGGAGGCGCAAAATGACGGATGA
- a CDS encoding DUF1659 domain-containing protein codes for MGLGATVMVVGTEKSLSITWDTGVIEDDKPVLSRQTLSVDSAMTAQEAYDAAYNIASLTNYIIADIRLIETQTLGPID; via the coding sequence ATGGGATTAGGAGCAACTGTGATGGTAGTTGGTACCGAGAAGTCACTTTCGATCACCTGGGATACCGGTGTCATTGAGGACGATAAACCAGTCCTCTCAAGACAGACTCTCAGCGTAGATTCGGCAATGACCGCACAGGAGGCATACGATGCAGCCTATAACATCGCAAGCCTCACCAATTACATCATCGCCGACATTAGACTGATCGAAACCCAGACCCTCGGACCGATTGACTGA
- a CDS encoding DUF2922 family protein — protein sequence MRNLSVRWYDSTAKKSKGFYIKEPKETLTQAEVETVMGNLITLKVIPSSYAVDYAAVIDTQKNELFNLI from the coding sequence ATGAGAAACCTGAGCGTTAGATGGTACGATTCAACTGCGAAGAAGTCCAAGGGCTTCTACATAAAGGAGCCCAAGGAGACTCTCACTCAGGCTGAGGTCGAGACTGTCATGGGAAACCTCATAACTCTGAAGGTAATCCCTTCAAGCTATGCGGTAGACTACGCGGCAGTCATCGATACTCAGAAGAACGAGTTGTTTAATCTGATCTAG
- a CDS encoding four helix bundle protein, translated as MADSYQNLDVYKLSMKFAYDVYQIVSTFPDFEKFGLSSQLRRAVISVPSNIAEGSGRQYNKEFVQFLFLAKGSLREAMTQLELSKMFEYIDEETFSQIKDQANRLHKMLNRLISRLKNPGG; from the coding sequence ATGGCCGATTCTTATCAGAATCTAGATGTGTATAAGCTGAGTATGAAGTTTGCCTACGACGTTTATCAGATTGTCTCCACTTTCCCTGACTTCGAGAAATTCGGCCTTTCTTCCCAGCTAAGGAGAGCCGTTATCTCCGTTCCCTCCAATATCGCCGAAGGGTCAGGGCGTCAGTACAACAAGGAGTTTGTGCAGTTTCTCTTCCTGGCAAAGGGCTCTCTGAGAGAAGCAATGACACAACTCGAACTCTCGAAGATGTTTGAATATATAGATGAAGAGACTTTCAGTCAGATAAAGGATCAGGCAAACAGACTCCATAAGATGCTTAACAGGTTGATCTCCAGATTGAAGAACCCGGGTGGCTGA
- a CDS encoding thermonuclease family protein: MRRTIFFLLFALHTLVFGLEPITLQIGDTSASYYREYLNLFDDISEYESAVICTVVDGDTVKLKLKSDPDSLLTARLIGVDTPESVHPQKSVEHFGIESSGFTKAVLEGKDVFLSFDWEQIDSYGRILCYIWIPLEYEGRAYNIMFNLLLITSGYGHAYTSYAFDENYTGIFIEAERLARLGGFNLWQEEKPDSILLPEYDPIVYITSTGDKYHVHGCHFLEHSKIPILLSEAVRRGYIPCRVCKPPQLELPSISVVEEDFLTAITVEGSVVILYPDGTWEFEAY, from the coding sequence ATGAGAAGAACTATCTTCTTTCTCTTATTTGCTTTGCATACACTGGTGTTTGGGCTAGAGCCGATAACTCTTCAGATTGGCGATACTTCAGCCAGTTACTACAGGGAATACCTTAACCTCTTCGATGACATAAGCGAATATGAAAGCGCCGTTATATGCACAGTCGTGGATGGAGATACTGTCAAGCTGAAGCTAAAGAGCGATCCCGATTCTTTGCTAACTGCAAGACTGATTGGAGTAGATACTCCCGAAAGCGTCCATCCCCAGAAAAGCGTAGAGCATTTCGGCATCGAGTCATCTGGTTTCACCAAAGCAGTTCTCGAGGGGAAGGATGTCTTTCTGTCCTTTGACTGGGAGCAAATTGATTCATACGGACGGATTCTCTGTTATATCTGGATTCCCCTAGAGTATGAAGGAAGAGCTTACAATATCATGTTCAACCTTCTTCTCATTACTAGCGGTTACGGTCATGCCTATACTAGCTATGCTTTCGATGAGAACTACACGGGAATCTTCATCGAAGCTGAAAGGCTTGCCAGACTCGGAGGGTTTAATCTATGGCAGGAAGAAAAGCCAGACAGCATCTTGCTGCCTGAGTATGACCCTATTGTTTACATAACAAGCACCGGAGACAAGTACCATGTCCATGGCTGTCATTTTCTGGAACACAGTAAGATCCCTATCCTTCTGTCTGAAGCTGTAAGACGAGGTTACATACCCTGTCGCGTCTGCAAACCGCCTCAATTAGAGCTTCCCTCTATCAGCGTAGTTGAGGAAGACTTTTTAACGGCCATTACAGTAGAAGGAAGTGTTGTAATACTCTACCCAGACGGTACTTGGGAATTTGAGGCATACTAA
- a CDS encoding thermonuclease family protein encodes MRRILLLSILMAFSLLHALTPITLQFGENEATYYRELLNLFDVTADQNEALVTSILDGDIFTIVRHKTLNFLEVIHLIGVDAPDSTHPDKTIEKLGLKSSEFVRVLLEDKRVLLTYDITPRDSYGRYLAYVWLPAVYEGNSYYVLFNLLALTNGYGQVYTTHPFNDYYMEIFIEAGRQAKLQRTGLWAEEGFANIPAEPLFNPIVYITNTGEKYHQYHCQNLLESRIPIRLSEAVYLGYEPCSVCRPPIIYIDPQ; translated from the coding sequence ATGAGAAGAATTCTGCTTCTCAGCATCCTGATGGCATTTTCTCTGCTTCATGCGTTAACGCCCATAACGCTTCAGTTTGGGGAAAATGAAGCTACATATTACAGAGAGCTTCTAAATCTGTTCGATGTGACAGCTGATCAAAATGAGGCTTTGGTAACAAGCATATTAGACGGTGACATTTTCACTATTGTGCGCCATAAAACATTGAATTTCTTGGAAGTAATACATCTTATAGGAGTAGACGCTCCCGACAGCACACATCCGGACAAAACCATTGAGAAACTTGGACTGAAGTCTTCAGAATTTGTTAGAGTTCTGCTGGAAGACAAAAGAGTCCTTCTTACTTACGACATTACCCCTAGGGATTCTTATGGAAGGTACCTCGCCTATGTATGGCTCCCCGCAGTCTACGAGGGCAATTCATACTATGTGTTGTTTAATCTTCTCGCTCTAACAAATGGATACGGCCAGGTCTACACTACACATCCATTCAATGACTACTACATGGAGATCTTCATCGAAGCGGGAAGACAGGCGAAGCTGCAAAGAACAGGGCTGTGGGCCGAAGAAGGCTTCGCCAATATACCAGCCGAACCACTTTTCAACCCGATTGTATACATAACAAACACCGGGGAGAAATACCATCAGTATCACTGCCAGAATCTGCTTGAAAGCAGGATTCCGATTAGGCTGTCGGAAGCTGTTTACCTAGGATATGAGCCGTGCAGCGTTTGCAGGCCGCCTATTATATACATTGACCCGCAATAG
- a CDS encoding ATP-dependent DNA helicase — MQNASSQQKKAIEALDGPLLVIAGPGSGKTFTLVERTIHIVKERLVDPDRILLSTFTEKASSELLSRVSQRLYEEQINFNVNEMYLGTIHSICSRILDENLEFTRLKRNYTILDQFGQYYFIYQRIHSFRNLSGISSILSTRNWWANSVEIAGLMNKLTEELVDSQKLLESDDEKLRTLGTCLNLYRQYLYEENALDFSNIQYETYQLLTTHDNVLKNLREKISYLMIDEYQDTNTIQEKIFLLISGERQNICVVGDEDQSLYRFRGATVRNILEFQRNFDPGECKLVVLNENYRSHPKIIDFYNRWMSEQQWEYEGRRFRFEKTISPREGVFANNQTVIKVAGTDSGSPWHEEILEFLQQLKRTGAIDDWNQIVFLFQSVKNPKVIALASFLEEKGVNVYSPRSNLIFDREEFKLLIGAFYYLFAWYAKIRSKDSTFTNPIWAYLDDCFHLFVEKLRLNENAELLTWCQNKLRYHDSNFGTTNYGFSALFYELLQFPLFSKFLHENLVSGMIDSRPARNIALFSQLLVKFEYLHNIKVLSSRFIDKTIIDFFDKYLNFLKEGGLDEYEDDFDYAPSGCVSFMTIHQSKGLEFPVVIVDSLGASPRKNYTDLDELLQSGYYLRPPFEPIKETKSFDFRRQFFTAFSRAQDLLVLTCQEVLPGNGRRKVPSGQFVSLYESIPYWRDDSFDFKLLSLHSIKETSIKREYSYTSHILNYEACPRQYMFTKYLGFEPVRANPILFGNLVHETIEDIHKAVLRNETHLLNRDNIEKWFSSNYRSLSTKERVYLAPETQRVALEQVMKYFERKRGDWSDIREAEVDVSLVKEAYILKGKVDLIAGTGDTVQIIDFKAEKKPDLQGERERIDQYRRQLEIYAHVVEQKIGLKVSGMQLYFTGEIDGSPIISFRNDQSSINRTIDQVNNVVDNIESLKFSIETRPIKQCSNCDMRHYCDRR, encoded by the coding sequence GTGCAAAATGCAAGCTCACAACAGAAAAAAGCAATCGAAGCACTCGACGGTCCTTTGTTAGTAATAGCGGGTCCCGGGTCTGGAAAGACTTTTACTCTAGTTGAAAGGACTATCCACATTGTAAAGGAAAGACTCGTTGATCCAGACCGAATACTTCTATCGACCTTCACTGAGAAAGCCTCCTCAGAGCTTCTTTCTAGGGTGTCGCAGCGTCTATATGAGGAGCAAATAAACTTCAACGTTAACGAAATGTATCTCGGGACAATTCACTCAATTTGCAGTCGCATATTGGATGAGAACCTCGAATTCACGAGACTCAAGAGAAACTACACAATTCTCGATCAGTTTGGCCAATATTACTTCATATATCAGCGGATCCACAGTTTTCGGAATCTTTCAGGAATAAGCTCGATACTGAGTACAAGAAATTGGTGGGCCAACTCTGTCGAAATTGCTGGCTTAATGAATAAACTAACAGAAGAGCTTGTTGACTCGCAGAAACTTCTAGAATCGGATGATGAGAAATTGCGGACGCTGGGAACCTGTCTCAATCTGTACCGACAATACTTGTATGAAGAGAACGCACTTGATTTCTCAAATATTCAATATGAGACATATCAGCTGCTCACTACTCACGATAATGTACTGAAGAATCTTCGAGAGAAGATTTCCTACCTTATGATTGACGAATACCAAGACACAAATACCATCCAAGAGAAGATCTTCTTACTTATTTCTGGAGAAAGGCAGAACATATGCGTGGTTGGAGATGAAGATCAAAGCCTGTATCGATTTCGCGGTGCGACCGTAAGGAATATCCTTGAATTCCAACGGAACTTTGATCCCGGAGAGTGCAAGCTAGTTGTTCTCAATGAAAACTATCGCTCTCATCCCAAAATAATTGACTTCTACAATCGCTGGATGAGCGAGCAACAATGGGAATATGAAGGAAGGAGATTTCGCTTCGAAAAGACGATCTCCCCTCGTGAAGGTGTCTTTGCCAATAATCAGACGGTAATAAAAGTGGCCGGTACAGATTCTGGAAGCCCCTGGCACGAGGAAATTCTTGAGTTTCTACAGCAACTCAAGAGAACTGGGGCGATAGACGACTGGAATCAAATTGTCTTTCTTTTCCAGTCTGTTAAGAACCCAAAAGTAATTGCTTTAGCCAGTTTTCTCGAAGAAAAAGGTGTGAATGTCTATTCTCCGCGATCAAATCTGATCTTTGATAGAGAAGAGTTCAAGCTCCTTATCGGCGCATTCTACTATCTCTTCGCCTGGTATGCAAAAATAAGATCAAAGGACAGCACATTCACGAATCCCATTTGGGCCTATCTTGATGACTGTTTCCATCTGTTTGTTGAAAAGCTCAGGCTAAATGAGAATGCAGAACTTCTTACTTGGTGCCAGAATAAACTGAGGTATCACGACAGCAATTTCGGCACAACGAACTATGGCTTCTCAGCGCTCTTCTACGAGCTGCTGCAGTTTCCCCTCTTTAGCAAGTTTCTTCATGAGAATCTTGTATCTGGCATGATAGACAGCAGACCAGCGAGAAACATCGCTCTTTTCTCCCAGCTTCTTGTAAAATTCGAGTATCTTCACAACATAAAGGTATTATCTTCTAGATTCATCGACAAGACCATCATTGATTTTTTCGATAAGTACCTTAATTTCCTAAAAGAAGGTGGATTGGACGAGTATGAAGATGACTTCGACTATGCTCCGAGTGGGTGCGTTTCATTCATGACAATCCATCAGTCAAAGGGCCTTGAGTTCCCTGTAGTTATTGTGGATTCGCTTGGAGCTTCGCCAAGAAAGAATTACACCGACTTAGATGAGTTGCTCCAATCTGGTTATTATTTAAGACCCCCTTTCGAGCCAATCAAAGAAACCAAATCTTTCGACTTCAGGAGACAATTTTTCACGGCCTTCTCACGTGCACAGGATCTCTTGGTCCTAACGTGTCAAGAAGTTTTACCCGGAAACGGGCGTCGAAAAGTACCGTCTGGGCAGTTCGTGTCACTATATGAGAGTATTCCCTACTGGAGAGATGACTCTTTTGACTTCAAGCTGCTTTCTTTGCATTCTATAAAAGAGACTTCGATCAAGAGAGAGTACTCATACACTTCTCATATACTGAACTATGAGGCCTGTCCAAGACAGTATATGTTCACAAAATACCTTGGTTTCGAGCCAGTGAGGGCTAACCCTATTCTGTTTGGAAATCTTGTTCATGAGACAATAGAAGATATCCACAAAGCAGTTCTTCGCAATGAAACGCACCTTCTAAACAGAGATAATATAGAAAAATGGTTCAGCAGCAATTACAGGAGTCTGAGCACAAAAGAAAGAGTGTATCTGGCTCCGGAGACACAGAGAGTTGCTCTTGAGCAAGTCATGAAGTACTTTGAGAGGAAGCGAGGCGATTGGTCAGATATTCGAGAAGCAGAAGTCGATGTATCGCTTGTAAAGGAAGCCTATATCCTTAAGGGGAAGGTGGATCTTATTGCCGGTACTGGTGATACTGTGCAGATAATCGATTTCAAGGCCGAGAAAAAGCCGGACCTTCAAGGCGAAAGAGAGAGAATTGATCAGTATAGAAGGCAACTGGAGATCTATGCTCATGTTGTCGAACAAAAGATCGGGCTCAAAGTAAGCGGTATGCAGCTCTACTTCACTGGCGAAATCGATGGCAGTCCGATAATATCTTTCAGAAACGATCAGTCTTCGATAAACCGCACAATCGATCAAGTTAATAACGTTGTCGATAACATAGAATCATTGAAGTTCTCAATCGAAACAAGACCGATCAAGCAGTGCTCAAACTGTGATATGCGACACTATTGTGACCGAAGATGA
- a CDS encoding site-specific DNA-methyltransferase, with protein sequence MENNQQKLDIDIQTHATDNEKYEFEPLQGRPMLQWRGKRPFKSTHYYPAQLKESFGEPANDWMNKLYWGDNLQVLSHLLRDYRGKIQLIYIDPPFDSKADYKKKVELRGKEINNDYNSFEEKQYTDIWTNDDYLQFMYERLIVMRELLSENGCIYLHCDYRKVHHLRCLMDEIFGVNRFLNEVIWCYKSGGAGDRGYARKHDTILLYSKTKDFAFNQIKEKSYMFPWSGQNPAQTYYEDDKGRYTLVNVKDYWTDIGMIATSSHERQGYPTQKPEALLERIIKASSNKGDIVLDCFMGCGTTQAVAMKLGRKFIGADINLGAVETTVKRLLGVREEVETGQMSLEESEKLYTGFEVYNVNNYDVFRNPVQAKELLMEALEIQTLHNNPIFDGEKDGRKVIIMPVNRIAAQEDVINLARNLDYKSYEKKKKDHPHSPVDLITLVCMGHEPDIAAKFVKETGYNIDVEVLDVLRDRKDLCFKRDSEADIQIENGKLVIRSFYPMNLLQKISMFKEDIKDWRELVDAVYIDWDYDGETMKPAEIDIPRDRELVKGQYDIPEGARNIKIRIVDLLSEAYEGEIYNG encoded by the coding sequence GTGGAGAATAATCAGCAAAAACTCGATATTGATATTCAAACGCATGCGACTGATAATGAAAAGTACGAATTTGAACCATTGCAAGGCAGACCGATGTTGCAATGGCGCGGAAAGAGACCTTTCAAATCAACTCACTACTATCCGGCCCAGCTGAAAGAGAGTTTTGGGGAACCTGCAAATGACTGGATGAACAAGCTGTACTGGGGTGACAATCTTCAGGTTCTCAGTCACCTTCTCAGGGATTATCGCGGAAAGATACAGCTTATATATATTGATCCTCCATTTGACTCAAAAGCTGATTACAAAAAGAAAGTAGAACTCAGAGGGAAAGAAATCAACAACGACTACAATTCCTTTGAAGAAAAGCAATACACAGACATCTGGACAAATGATGACTATCTTCAGTTTATGTATGAAAGGTTAATCGTTATGCGAGAACTGCTTTCCGAAAATGGTTGCATATACCTTCACTGCGATTACAGGAAAGTTCATCATCTAAGATGTTTGATGGATGAGATATTCGGAGTGAATAGGTTCCTGAACGAAGTCATTTGGTGCTATAAGTCCGGCGGTGCAGGTGATCGTGGATATGCAAGAAAGCATGACACAATTCTGCTTTACTCGAAGACGAAGGATTTTGCTTTCAACCAAATAAAGGAAAAGTCGTATATGTTTCCTTGGTCAGGGCAAAACCCCGCGCAAACATACTACGAAGATGATAAAGGAAGATATACTCTGGTTAATGTTAAGGATTATTGGACCGATATAGGAATGATAGCTACTAGCTCTCACGAGCGACAAGGTTATCCTACCCAAAAGCCTGAAGCATTACTTGAACGCATTATAAAAGCCTCATCAAATAAGGGCGACATCGTTCTTGACTGTTTTATGGGATGCGGTACTACTCAAGCAGTCGCTATGAAACTTGGGAGAAAGTTTATCGGAGCAGATATTAACCTTGGTGCTGTGGAAACTACAGTTAAGAGGCTCCTAGGAGTGAGAGAAGAAGTTGAAACTGGTCAAATGAGCCTTGAAGAGTCTGAGAAGCTCTATACAGGCTTCGAGGTATATAACGTAAACAACTACGATGTTTTTCGCAATCCCGTTCAGGCTAAAGAACTTCTAATGGAAGCACTCGAAATACAGACACTCCACAATAACCCTATCTTTGATGGAGAGAAAGATGGTAGAAAAGTCATAATTATGCCTGTTAATCGAATTGCTGCGCAAGAAGATGTTATAAACCTGGCACGTAATCTTGACTACAAGAGTTATGAGAAGAAGAAGAAAGACCACCCACATTCACCGGTCGATCTTATAACTCTTGTCTGCATGGGGCATGAACCAGATATCGCTGCCAAGTTCGTCAAAGAAACTGGATACAACATAGATGTCGAGGTATTAGACGTTCTAAGAGATAGGAAAGATTTGTGCTTTAAACGAGATTCAGAGGCTGACATCCAAATCGAAAATGGGAAACTTGTAATCAGAAGCTTCTATCCGATGAATCTTCTTCAGAAAATCAGCATGTTCAAGGAAGATATCAAAGATTGGCGAGAACTTGTTGATGCTGTTTATATTGACTGGGATTATGATGGAGAAACGATGAAACCCGCTGAGATAGATATACCTAGAGATAGAGAGCTGGTTAAGGGCCAGTATGATATTCCTGAGGGAGCAAGGAATATCAAAATAAGGATAGTTGACCTACTTTCTGAGGCTTATGAAGGTGAGATATACAATGGCTAA